The segment tgtccttcctgtagtgagATAGTTGTAGTTCACTGATTTGACTGACCCCAGAAGTACTGAAATACAGTTAATGCACCCATTAGCATCCCACCCTTCACTATCATATACAATATAGTTCTCATTTAGGAAGTGTGCTGTACAATAAATCAATTGAAGCAGATTAGTGCTACCTGCCACGTTTTATTTGTTTACCTTGACTGGGTAATTGCCGCTGGTGGAGACTGATTTCTTAACAATCAAATCTTCTTGCAGCTTCTGTAGTTCTGCAATCTGTCGGTCTTTCTCAGCAACTGTCATTTGACATTGATTTCGTAGTGCCTCGGACTCTGAGAGGAGGAGGCTTTTTTCCGTTCTGAACATAAAATAACAAACTagccattaaataacaacaaactATAGACAAGTCAATGAGAATGATAAAGTTGTCCTAAttgttatttctaaaataaataatagcagTTTTTAAACAATTATATGTAAATATGGTCCATTTTATGAACATTCTCATGCATATTTCAGTTTGAAGAggtctactttaaaaaaaagctttgaaagtGATATCATCATGTTTTCTTCATTGGATTGGAGACAAGAGTCTACTGTCTTTAAAGataataatatttctttatGCAATACATACTTGAGCTATCTAAAGAATAATGTTGGGCAGCAGAGCAACCCTAGGTTATAGTAGTGTTGAGTACTGCTCAAGATATACAGTCTATTCCATTTCAAACAACGTAAATTTGAAGAGGAGTGCCTAGACTCAAAATACTATTAAATAAGCAAACACATCACATCTCCAGAAAGTGCTGTCATAATACAAATGAAATTACAAAGGGCATAACATCAATTTAAAATACGCTTTCGAAGTTTAgaaaaatacttggaaaaaaCTGTCAACCTGTCAAGTCTACTAATTAGTACATGGTTTGAATTATCTCATGCTAACTTGCTcacatttgcaaagaaaaatgtggGGCTGGCCTTCTGATCtacatcccccctccacacacacacccttctCTAGTATAAAACAGGTATTATCTGACAGAGGCTTTAATGGCATAAATTGTACTACAGACAGTAAAATACAGTAAGGCACTAGGGATACTGCCTACTAGCctgaaatccaaacaaaattattttcactgaACTGATGATAACATGTTTTCACACTTCGAATCACCTCCAACTAGTTTAAAACTTGAACAGTCTAGGACAACCAAATACTGATCTGTCTCTACTGAGTGCCACTTAAAAATGCCTACTACCTTCTTTGAACGCAGACCTCATATGGTATTCACAGAAAGGCATCACATTATTCATTTCACACAGATAGTGCAAGATGTGAATAATGTTGAAGTGAACCCTTCAATCTACAAAAATATTGCTCAAATGTGAAATGAAGTTAATTTTCAATATGTAGTTGGCTCACACTTGCAATATTTCAGatgtctattaaaaaaaatggagaaaacattCAGCCATCCCAATGGTTACTCTTACTGAGAAGAGAATATGATACAACGCATAGAAATATGATTCTTAAACTGTGATTTCATATACCCAAGTCACCAGCTGGAGAGAAAACATTCATTCAAGATTGATTGAAATTTTGCATAAACAAAGAGATCACTACATAAGATTACAAAGATAAATGGGAAGAAAGAGAACTGTGTGAAGTTGACTGTGAATATTATGGAAATATTCTTCTGGTAGACAATGCATAATATTCTGTGTCAGTTTACTGTCAGGTTGCGAAGACATTGAGGAATTCTAAACAAAATCCATCTGTATTATTTGTTACCTCAATCCAGCAAGCTCACTCTGGTATGATGCAATCTCTCTCTCGGTTTCTGCTTGGAAGGCTTTTGTCTGATGTAATGCCTTCTCCAACTCATCAACCTTGGTCTTCAGTTTTGATATTTCAACAGCTGCAAGGCTGGCTCCTTCTTTAGCCTACATTTAATAAACATGATTAGTGAGCTGGAATGAAAAATATGTGCTTGAAGCTCTATTAGTGTTAGAATTCTAGAACAGAAttatggttttttgtttgtttgtttttttcccatttgctcTTCTTTAACAGGATAACTACCTTAACTATCAAAATTGTGAGCATGTCTTCTCTAGTCATACTATGCTTTCTTGGCACTTGCATAAATCTTGACGTTAAACTTCAGAATCCATAATGTCtctaagtattaaaaaaaacacacactgatGTAGCTATTTAAAACTTACCAATCTTTCCCAATTGATCTGAGGCCTAtccaaattacttttaaaagaatttatCTCACCGATGCTGTTGCAAGCAATGGGAAACGAAGCTGTTCCCTGTTTAGTTTCAGAAACTACCTTCTGTTTGCTGAGTTCCTGCAGCAATTTGTCTCGGTCATCCTGAAGACTGGCCATAGCCTTGGAAAACGCTTCAATCTGGTGAACATAATTCCCACACTCAGATGACAGTCTGCTAATCTCCAACTCATGGGTGACTAATGTCCTACAAAGATTTTCAATTTCATCACCAATCTGATGAAGTGTAACCTTATTTGCAGCATCAAAATGCACCTTATTCAGAAGACCATTTTCTTTGAGCATACTGACAAGATGTGATTTAAAGGAATCCAATTCAGCTTCAAGTTcgtctcctttctttttttcggACTTGAGTTCTGATGTGTATTTGCTCTGAAGTATCTTTAAGTCCTCTATTATCCTATCTCTGTCATTTTGTAGAGCAGTCATTGCTTTCCCAAAGGCCTCATTTTGGGATCTCAGCTCTCTATTCTGAGATTGAATATCTAGTATTACCTCCGTTAAAGCATCAGGTTCATCTCCATGCTCAGGTGTCAAAAGAGTCTTACTGTATTCCCCATCTGCATTTCTGCCTACTGATTTCTGGACTTCCTGAATCCTCTTCTGAAGTTTTGCTCCATACAGTCCATCAGATACACATTCGTTTTTCTGAACACTACCACTAGTTAACAATTTCTCTCCAGATTCAGAAACAAGTTTCTCCTTGTTTAATGATACAATTAAAGATTCTAAATCATTTACTTTAGAcactaattttttattttcatgttccAGAGATATAGCAGTGTCTGTTTGCAGTTGATTGGATAGTTGCAtgtcttttatttgcttttgaagatcgtatttttctttttcaaggcctTTAATAAAATCCAATTTCTGTTTAAGTAAGTCTTTCAGTTGATGATCTTTCAGAGATAAAACTTGGTTAAGATCTTCCCTATACTTAATTAGCTGTGCACTTAACATTGCATTTTCAGAATGAAGATCATCTATCTGATTGAGAAGTATCCTTAATTCTTGTTTCAAAGCATTATTTTCACTTGCATTGCCAACTATAAGACTGTCCCGCTCATGTAAGACATTTTGGTGAAGATGTTCCAACTCTTTGTATTTAGAAAAAAGATCATCCCGATCATTCTGAAGAGATGACATTGATCTTTTAAAAGCATCTATTTCACTGGCAATTGCAGCCTTATCTTGATCTGCTTTATCTGCTTTCATCTGGAGATTTCTTAGTTCATTTTCCATCCTCTGACAGGACTCCTCAGATtgttctctctccctctgcagAGACCTTAACTGAAGTTCATATTCTTTGATCTGTTCTCTATGTTGAGTCTGTACCTGAACCAGATAGTCAGAAATTTCATCACCTTTTGAAGAAAtaagtaaagaaatttctttatCTTTATTATTTAGCATGATTTTCATTTGCTCAGAAATGGTAATCTGCTTTTCCAATTCAGcattaattttttccttttcagctaGAAGCTGTTGCAATTCTTGTTCTTGTCTTGTAAAATTACTTTCCAGTGCTTTTATCTCTCTTCCTGCACTTTTACTATTCTCTATGAGATGATTaagagaattattttctttaaggagTGCTTGCAAAGCTTCTTCTTTTGACTGAAGAGCACTTTCCAATTCTTGCTGCCTGTTAAAAAAAGAGGTattctcttcttttattttgcagagCTCTTCATGCCGTTGTGTATCAGCAGATTTTTGCCTCAAGTACAGTTCATCCTTTGTTTCCTCTACTACAGAATATTTGATATTCAGTTCTTGAATCTGAGTCATTTTGTCTTTCAGTTCATCTTGTAAAGTCATTATCCTTTTATTACTGTCTTCTATCTGTTTCTCTTTACTTTGGATGGCCTCTTTGAACTGCATTTCCCAGGTCTTCATTTCCGTGATTACCCTATCCCGGTCATTTTGAAGAGAGGACATACACTTTGCAAAAGCAGCTAATCGTGCCAAAGCTGCATTCAAATCTGCCTGAAGTTTCTTGTTTTGAGAATCCTTAAAGTTAACTTCCTCTTGCAATGCATGAATCTCACTAACTGCcctgtctttttctctctgaagggCACTATGTCTTTCCTCCAGGTTCAAAAACTCTCTTTTGTGAACCGATTTTGATTGTTGAAGATTAAGTTCCAATTCTGTCACATGTtctctcttttggatttgtagttcatcttctttcttcttaaGTTCTTTTCTCCAATTTAGATTCTCGGCTGTAAGCCTGTCCACTTCATTCTTTGACTGATCCAACAAGCTCACCTGTGAAGAAAGCTTTTCATTGAGAtggtttatttcttcatttgatTTGGCAAGCTTTTCCGACATATTAGTTAAGTCCTTTTCAAATTTCTCACTTTTTGACTGTGACAGTTTCACAGATCTTTCTAAATCCAGGATCAACTCCTGGAGTTTTATAGAATCCTTTTGCAAATGGTTGATCTCTTGCTGTTTCTCCTTTAAGAGTTCTTgtaattcttttgttttgtttttacttccaCTATTATCTCTCTGGGCACATTTCACCTTCTCTTCAAACACTTTTACAAGGTGTAACTGctgttcttctttttctctaatCACGTTacatttttctgcctttaagTCTTCCAGTTGCTGTAACAGCAAGTTATTCTGCATCTGTACTGATTTCACCCTATCAGTAAGATGatcaatttttttaatgtgattaaGCAATTCTGTTTCAAGAAATTCTCTCTCATTCTTTACTTTGTAAGAACTTTCTTGTACATTTTCTAATTCCTCTTGTAACAGACATTTATCATCCTCTAAAATCTTAACTTTTTCATTTAGACTAACAATTTCTTGGTTAAGACTTTTACATTCCATGTCCAGCTTTGtgatacaattatttttataatccaaagatttttcagtttctttcactttttctgaaattaattttctttcttgttctaGGACAAGCACatcttgttctttttcagaGAGCTTATCCTTTAACATGTTAATGTCCTTTAACAACGATTCATTCTCATACAATGCATCAGTCATTTTAGATTGCATATCATTTTGGTATGTTTCCATTTGACCTTGAAGgtcttccagagctgctttaGTTACACTGATGTTATTATGGAGAATGTCATTCTCattctgaatattctctaaAGTCTGCTTTAAACATTCAGAAGTTTGCTTCAGCTGCTCGTTTTCCTCTGTTAGCTGATGATTCTGCTGAGTGAGCTCCTGAAGACGATCCTTGTGTTCTTCCATCCTCGCCTCTTGCTCACGTATCTGcctttttgctttactttgtaatTCATCAACTTCCAATTTCTTGGATTCACTGAGTTGTTTCAGTTGATCCttaataactttattttcatcAATGAGGTTTTGAAAACGCTTCTCAAGAGCCTCCTTCTCAGATTCTCCTTCTCTGAGTCTTTGAATAGCctcttgcttctcttttctAGTGGCATCAATAACTTGCCTCATATCTGCTATTTTACTACTGATATTCTCGTAAGCCTGAAGGAGAGATTCATACTCTTGCTTTAATTCACTATGTTTAGCCTTCCATCCTGTTAATTCAACTGTCTGAGAATCTTTTAAGGTATTTAGCTGGAAAGAGAAGGCCTCTTTTTCCTGAACTATAGTCTCCATGGTAGATTTAAGACTTTCACATGCAGCAGTgaggttttcattttcagtcaaCAGTCTagcattttcagaaacaagGCTCTCCTCTTCAGATACTGGAGAAACAGTATTCGAACTTTGCTTTTCTCTACCAACCTCTAACAACAATTGTTCAAGTGTACCTGTCTTGTTCACCAGTTCCTCCCTTTCTAATATCAGCTTATCAATCTGGTCTTTTAGACATCTATTTTCTCTCAGGGCCTCTTTCCGTGATATTAAAGCTGCTTGTAATTTTCTCTGAAGGCGGTCTTCTCTAGGCTTCTCCTCTGCTGTAGTTCTTTGCTCTTGTGGTTTAgaattatttacatttacagTTTTTACCAGTGGTTCTTGAcctatttgcatttctttctggatTTGATATTCCGTTGTTTCTTTCAGTTTAGTTTTCCCAGAGTAATCAGTCTCTGATAGTTGAAAACAGGTGCTTTTACTTTGCAATTTTCCTTGAAGCGACTTACTTTCTAAACAGAACTCTCTCCGTTCCTTTTCAGtatcattttcttccttaaacTCTTTGCATGACACCACAGGACTACTTGTCTCAGCCTTCTCATGTAGTATACATAGCTCTCTCAGAAGCTTTTcgttttcttcactgaaatggtTTACCTCACTTTTCATATTAATTAGCTCCAAATCGGACTTCTCTATACGACTGAGAAGCTCTTCTTTTTCGCTCTTCATTTCTTCCAAAGCCGCTTTATAACGGTGGGCTTCTTCTTGGCCCTCCTTTATAGCTTCCTTTAATAATTCCTTTTCCAGATCAAGTTTCTCTCTGAAATCCTTAAGTGAAGAATGCAATGCTTCTATTTCCTCATTCTTTTCTGCAACCTCCTTCTTAGCTTTCATTCTCAATCTCTGCATTTTCTCCTGACTCATCTTGTaatcctcttcattttttttaataagtgtttctttctcattattGACATGTTCAAGTATTGCCTTAATGTCTACAACTTCAGCCGCATAtgctttcagctttttctttagCTGCTTTAAGTCCTCCAACAAACTGTCCTTACATTGCTCCTGGTATTGTTCCTTCTGTCCTACAGAGTTTAAGTCAACTTTAAgagtttcttctctttccccaaCAAATTCAACTAATATTTTTCTCAACTCTTCCTTtagcatttctgtttcttcctgaaGCTTTGCATAATTACTTCTTAGTTCTTCTAATTCAGTCTCTTTCCTTGTTACTGAAGCTACTACATTTTCTGACTCTTTCAAGGATGCAGTCTGAACCTTGCTTCTTGATTTTTCTGATTCCAAACTCTTCACATCAGTTTCTTCACATTTTCCCAAAAGCTCCCCCTGtaaggtttctttttccttttttacttgATTCATAATATTAATTTCACTGTTGGAGTCCAAACATTTCTTATGGTCCCCAGCACTTAAATTGGTCTCTTCAGAATTGTAATTTTTCAATAATTCTTCCCTCTGAACTTCAGACTTCACCTTTTCAAGAGCTATAAAGAGCTGAGAACGTTCCTCTTCATATGCACATACTTTTTCATCAAGCACAGATTGTAGGTGAGCAAGCATGCAGTCCTTTTCTTCTAAAGATTTTAGGTTCTGTTcacatatattttgtttttcagcaataACATCAGTTAGTCCTGCAATACTGGTCTCAAGTTGCTCTAAATGAGAGGCCTTTGCAGacaacatttcatttaaatcaCTTATTTTGGCATCTTTTTCTAAAAGTTCTTGCTTCAAAGTTCCAAGATTAGACtcaaaatcattattttgtaCTTCAACTAGTTTCAGCTTGTCTGTTAACTCAGTAACTTTCTTCAACAactcctctgattttttttgctctttttctatttcttcctgtcCACTCTTTTCTAGTTTTCCAACTTTTTGCATTAGATCCCTTCTTACTATCAGTGCTGCTTgaagtttctttttcagattCTCTTTTTCCTTGCCAAGTTTCTCAAGATTAAACTGCAtctcccctttttctttcattaaatcTTTAACAACAGCTTCTCTATCGCTTAACATAACCTGACTACATTCCAGTTCTCTCTTACAATCCCCAAGTTCCTGCAGTACTCTATTTAGTTCTTCTACAGAACTATTATGAACAGCTTCCAGATCCTGCAGCTTGCGATTTAATGTATTCCTCTCTTCTGAAAAATTCAGCATTTCATTTGACAATGATTCCATGACCTGGGCAACAGAGCAGtccttttctttcagctgctggCTTAGACCAGAAATTAAATCCTTTTGCTGATTTACCTGTGAAGTTAAGTTTTCTATAAGTTGgtcttttcttcccatttcttcAAGAAAACTTGCTACTTTTTTACCTTCAGCATGCAATTTTTCTTGACTGGttcttactatttcttctgatttatttattttgtcctgAAGAAATTCAACCTGCTTGTTCATTTCTGCAAATgattcctctctttctttcaaaagaGACTGTTGCTTACATAATGTTTCCTTGACAGTGACCATTTCTTGTGATAGGCATTCAATTTCAGATTCATAGGTGCCCTTCATCTTTTCAATATCACTCTGCAGCAactccttctctttctcaagTAATCGCATGCTTTTTAATTCATCTTTTATGATAtctatttccttctgtttttctaaaaGAATCAGTTGCAATTGTTCTCCTTCTGCTTCTTTGCTCAAAATAGTAGTTATCAGAGTGGAGAATTTTTCCAACTGAATTTTACTATCAGTTAGTTGCAGTTGGGAATCTGAAGTCTGTGCATTCTCTTCTTTATACAAAAGCTTACTATTAAGTAATGGAGATAGGGTTTGAGTTAATTCCTCTTTGGAAAGATCCAGCTCTTGCTGTAAAGACTGGATTTTGTTATCCTttgatttcatttcactttctaAGCTGCTCAAATGCTcagtaagatttttattttgtaaagttGCCCTATCGAGTTCTGTCACCCATTTGTTTTCTGACTCAAGTAGATTTTGTTCTAGAGTTTTAAATTTAAGTTCTAACTTAGAAAGTTCTTCACCCTTCGCACTAACCTGCATTTGTAacttctctttttcagtcttcatctgCAGTTTGACAGCATCTATCTGCATTCTTGAATAATTCTCACTGGTTTCtagtttttcattaatttcttgAAGCTCTTCCAATTGCTTTTGCAAATGATTTTGAGATGCAGTAAGCTGTGTGTTTTCAGCCATCAGTTTATCAGCATCTTCttgtaacatatttttttctttctgtaaagatTCTACCTGGCTTTGCAGATTACCTATTAAAAGCGCATTGTCGTGGCTGTCTTGAGATGACTTGGAATTTACATTCATCAGCTCTAACTTTAAACATGCTATGTTATCTGCCTGTTCACTGCACGTCACACGCAGGGACTCCACAGCCAATTCTTTTTGCTGTAAATCTTGTTCCCATGTACTTATTTGGTCTAGTGCTTTTTGGTATTCATTTTTTACAGCCTCAAGCTCAACTGTCAAAGAATcgatttttttctgattaataTTAAAGTCTTCATTCTTTTCCTGAAATTCCTTAGTAAGATTTTTCATGGCTGCATCGCTTTTCTCCAATTCTTCTCTGAGAACCGCAATCTCGCTAGAAAGAATATTAATGTTGCTATCTGCCAACTGTATACTTGTATCTTTCTCCTTCACAGAATTAAGCAGTCCAGCAATaacttc is part of the Anas platyrhynchos isolate ZD024472 breed Pekin duck chromosome 5, IASCAAS_PekinDuck_T2T, whole genome shotgun sequence genome and harbors:
- the LOC101803508 gene encoding uncharacterized protein isoform X5, whose translation is MWKWGSGDDSPSKAAAGSQDAGNVSVTDLTEQLTSTEQLVTQLKELVREKDAELRNKDNQLKEERESADAKLSKVKLQNKAKVASLTSQLEELKKQLAAAGGLEEKAEQKKASRDGDQENAAANRGKILVLRRRIEELESQITQKNEELQKKNAELEAQRCRGTEMDAMLAEKEKKLAERDAYIIDLQIACGSGGTANEILLPNEELKNELSIKESSLQSMQILVQNLTKKVGDSEEKCSLFQEQIESLKTVQSNERERFQEMEAAYIENVRVFQNIIQEKEKELEAQRKKHEQELFKLVAKSDASADLEQLLKALKQKLHEKEEVMLGRTQVIDVLQKELDAKDQQLKEINENLKRLQSEKENLQSKLDAERHVLRAQIKDMMEKHVLEMTKVREKYDAELHEIQEKHETELQEKDQALVQLKKQVEELTVSGQTKDVRDLESTTKEKMEELEVQLKLKTEEATKSEAKFLKMKAWSKSRIKQLEDELKNFSSKNNDVSALNNRVSELEAEKEELQSKLQSLHEIRTQNEELLTKLEVYEEQQRKLQADLDQVTKRAASQASESGSVDELQSHLLEWQENVPESEESRDQVREEKSAMALRMAQIEEEREAIVSGQQELEEELTTAQGMGRLQQARRKSNQTSRKVQEEYSFDGKQCFQEALNVTLDSTDSAEGENMGGWWPEYTSPNAVGLRSVVEELELERNQLQEQILFLEERCQDLEDRLQLQGRMEALQNENERLQAQLTQLRNQQIRDAEKHQMLISGLNEQLKGLSDRNSFLETSLGEKEQKLLNMTEKLEQIETLTKLLQEKDLLSKELGEKFVHTEQKLNEVLKKCNVYEVENTEQKTIISDLTEKVATLKEKTLKQDGMVESMQLDLEQTNEELDKLNTSHLEERSQLIQDLQKREREIDNLKESLAEKEREISALSLNMTEYSEQVVILKQQVQCKEEEIRGMEEALSKAEREAHLLKEVQTADVRDASVKISVLSEQSNTMRLELERVRVENEAKTKENEELIRQISENSITIKDLRSEIKASNVTYHNSLMECESQITLLKEQISKSSEKLQETENKQRKETEYLKSQIEESNTLKEKWNSLLKEKENKEQTLENELKSIKDLYNKLVLEDAKKDEELAQLCQKLTEHTEHQETIKKELQEKQEIIISLDKKLGFLEQQNEETKLKLTGDLKAKETCCKELNNQLSEIHKQINKMEIETQEKASANKQLQADLEGKEEELAEQIKANEQLKKSIDLVEKEKQQLISENENLSKLLDVKECELLKKIQAVAEIENKLSVSTAEYQKTVSVLNCDKNTLAKEIEQLSVLAEQKENSVAEQLQKKTKECNVLADQLFESKEQAQQLHEQMQSLLIQLKDAKDNEIKKEEMINSKLSECGTLIQELSHSKEKNLLLQEQVQSLTLDIEAKSRCLEEKILQNDSLHKEMEDSKFYVVELQDEIKNLKEEKTKLSQWVEERNLTVKSQGSELEKLHKQVSDKIEESRALNNQLQLLSKEVAALKNEKEDLSNLLSEKSREFEVLQSQLVQQQSEVTSARQQAHTAALENEKLKVDIETVNAMAMKKSDEVAALTSHLSQQSHNILALKDQIDGLVIEKEDLRTVLEEKETLISEKDVLIQQMKDSKMAGEGQYLQIVSDLQNQIQTLGFETSQLRQAMQEKENECKRQAQELKLLKDKSEESDVLRVQLSENMEVISDLQYQLRNVTEKTAQLNDSITQKDESLKQKSDEYVSLKAHLSDVQESSVLQQKQLELLTSEAEQLKALVSEKDSTVNSMSLFSESLKMQIQEKENECEVLKKQVVELEDVKLNLQKELQHQKNVIIEMDRSLLEKESSLVENESLLKTLKEKAKKDEENINLISQLTSQVHDLTQELQKSKELVHEKENALVSLQEKIEAQYELKTEFNAALNKKEEVIAGLLNSVKEKDTSIQLADSNINILSSEIAVLREELEKSDAAMKNLTKEFQEKNEDFNINQKKIDSLTVELEAVKNEYQKALDQISTWEQDLQQKELAVESLRVTCSEQADNIACLKLELMNVNSKSSQDSHDNALLIGNLQSQVESLQKEKNMLQEDADKLMAENTQLTASQNHLQKQLEELQEINEKLETSENYSRMQIDAVKLQMKTEKEKLQMQVSAKGEELSKLELKFKTLEQNLLESENKWVTELDRATLQNKNLTEHLSSLESEMKSKDNKIQSLQQELDLSKEELTQTLSPLLNSKLLYKEENAQTSDSQLQLTDSKIQLEKFSTLITTILSKEAEGEQLQLILLEKQKEIDIIKDELKSMRLLEKEKELLQSDIEKMKGTYESEIECLSQEMVTVKETLCKQQSLLKEREESFAEMNKQVEFLQDKINKSEEIVRTSQEKLHAEGKKVASFLEEMGRKDQLIENLTSQVNQQKDLISGLSQQLKEKDCSVAQVMESLSNEMLNFSEERNTLNRKLQDLEAVHNSSVEELNRVLQELGDCKRELECSQVMLSDREAVVKDLMKEKGEMQFNLEKLGKEKENLKKKLQAALIVRRDLMQKVGKLEKSGQEEIEKEQKKSEELLKKVTELTDKLKLVEVQNNDFESNLGTLKQELLEKDAKISDLNEMLSAKASHLEQLETSIAGLTDVIAEKQNICEQNLKSLEEKDCMLAHLQSVLDEKVCAYEEERSQLFIALEKVKSEVQREELLKNYNSEETNLSAGDHKKCLDSNSEINIMNQVKKEKETLQGELLGKCEETDVKSLESEKSRSKVQTASLKESENVVASVTRKETELEELRSNYAKLQEETEMLKEELRKILVEFVGEREETLKVDLNSVGQKEQYQEQCKDSLLEDLKQLKKKLKAYAAEVVDIKAILEHVNNEKETLIKKNEEDYKMSQEKMQRLRMKAKKEVAEKNEEIEALHSSLKDFREKLDLEKELLKEAIKEGQEEAHRYKAALEEMKSEKEELLSRIEKSDLELINMKSEVNHFSEENEKLLRELCILHEKAETSSPVVSCKEFKEENDTEKERREFCLESKSLQGKLQSKSTCFQLSETDYSGKTKLKETTEYQIQKEMQIGQEPLVKTVNVNNSKPQEQRTTAEEKPREDRLQRKLQAALISRKEALRENRCLKDQIDKLILEREELVNKTGTLEQLLLEVGREKQSSNTVSPVSEEESLVSENARLLTENENLTAACESLKSTMETIVQEKEAFSFQLNTLKDSQTVELTGWKAKHSELKQEYESLLQAYENISSKIADMRQVIDATRKEKQEAIQRLREGESEKEALEKRFQNLIDENKVIKDQLKQLSESKKLEVDELQSKAKRQIREQEARMEEHKDRLQELTQQNHQLTEENEQLKQTSECLKQTLENIQNENDILHNNISVTKAALEDLQGQMETYQNDMQSKMTDALYENESLLKDINMLKDKLSEKEQDVLVLEQERKLISEKVKETEKSLDYKNNCITKLDMECKSLNQEIVSLNEKVKILEDDKCLLQEELENVQESSYKVKNEREFLETELLNHIKKIDHLTDRVKSVQMQNNLLLQQLEDLKAEKCNVIREKEEQQLHLVKVFEEKVKCAQRDNSGSKNKTKELQELLKEKQQEINHLQKDSIKLQELILDLERSVKLSQSKSEKFEKDLTNMSEKLAKSNEEINHLNEKLSSQVSLLDQSKNEVDRLTAENLNWRKELKKKEDELQIQKREHVTELELNLQQSKSVHKREFLNLEERHSALQREKDRAVSEIHALQEEVNFKDSQNKKLQADLNAALARLAAFAKCMSSLQNDRDRVITEMKTWEMQFKEAIQSKEKQIEDSNKRIMTLQDELKDKMTQIQELNIKYSVVEETKDELYLRQKSADTQRHEELCKIKEENTSFFNRQQELESALQSKEEALQALLKENNSLNHLIENSKSAGREIKALESNFTRQEQELQQLLAEKEKINAELEKQITISEQMKIMLNNKDKEISLLISSKGDEISDYLVQVQTQHREQIKEYELQLRSLQREREQSEESCQRMENELRNLQMKADKADQDKAAIASEIDAFKRSMSSLQNDRDDLFSKYKELEHLHQNVLHERDSLIVGNASENNALKQELRILLNQIDDLHSENAMLSAQLIKYREDLNQVLSLKDHQLKDLLKQKLDFIKGLEKEKYDLQKQIKDMQLSNQLQTDTAISLEHENKKLVSKVNDLESLIVSLNKEKLVSESGEKLLTSGSVQKNECVSDGLYGAKLQKRIQEVQKSVGRNADGEYSKTLLTPEHGDEPDALTEVILDIQSQNRELRSQNEAFGKAMTALQNDRDRIIEDLKILQSKYTSELKSEKKKGDELEAELDSFKSHLVSMLKENGLLNKVHFDAANKVTLHQIGDEIENLCRTLVTHELEISRLSSECGNYVHQIEAFSKAMASLQDDRDKLLQELSKQKVVSETKQGTASFPIACNSIGEINSFKSNLDRPQINWERLAKEGASLAAVEISKLKTKVDELEKALHQTKAFQAETEREIASYQSELAGLRTEKSLLLSESEALRNQCQMTVAEKDRQIAELQKLQEDLIVKKSVSTSGNYPVKVLETASLAGSADNPEEIKHVLAEKNQLQNELQRCLQEMHQKDLHLHQINSKVVQSAEENAVLSAQLKTLSQTLRDNQLRYTDLQNRYLRLEREYQTMQVTSFQGTVQDETRAEVPPGAPQERSAVIVEIDNMELNELRKRLAETEQQYDSVQQALSQLTETLSEEKRRREAAEEALGLSEELSNRFEVSSYRSVPREYTVQMETEEEREALIINPSEHVIVRKVKGGALSFRRWLRGRSLYCSKLLTSRAKSRYLFLTYLVTLHLVVLLCLTGVL